The region GCTTTCTTTCCAAAAGAAAGTCTCGCAAGCCTCTTACATTACTTTCTTCGGTGAGCTCTAATCTCTCTTGGGAAGAGAAATGATCCTTCATAGCAGCAAAGAATAAAACTTGAACGAACATCTTATCCGCCTATATATTTCATGGAAAGCTCGCTTCCGGTAAACACGTTTTTCTTGGTTTGCATAGCTGCCTCTAAAGAAGCATCCAACTCGGATCCTTCCTCCGAGACCGGAAAGGAACGAAAATCGCTCAGACAACCGTAGATCCTGCCTCTCGAATCCATACGAAGTCGATTGCAGCCCTCGCAAAAAGGCTCCGTATGATTTGCGATGATCCCGAAACTATAATGCTCCGTAGTTTCATAATACCGAGCCGTAGATTCCAAAGGAGTATCCACGGAAATAAAATCGAATTCGGAGCCTAGATTATTTCGGATTTCTTCAGCGGAGTAAAATAATTCGGAATGTTTTTCATGTAATGGCCCCATTTTCATGAGTTCCAGATATCGAATCGGGATTTTTCTCTCGCCTGCCCAATGCAATAAGGGAAGGATCTGATCCGCATTATAATTTCTTAATACTGTGCAATTTACTTTTACTTCTAATCCCAAAGAAGAAGCCTCTTCGATCCGATGTAAAAGCCTGGGCAAGGGAAGATTTTTGCCGGAGATCTTAGAAAAAGAATTCTGTTCCATTGCATCCAAGGAAAAATTCATTCGAGTCAAGCCCGCACCTTTTAGGTCTTCGATCAACCCTTCTCGAAAGAAACCGTTGGAAGTCACGGCAACATTCTCTATTCCTTCCTTTTTAGAGATGCGAACAAGCTCCGGCAATTCCTTATGAAGAGTAGGCTCTCCTCCGGTTAAATGGATTTCTTTGATCTCTAACTTCTTGGATAATAAGCCTAGATTCTTCTCAAAAAGTCGAGGGCTCAAAAAAGAAGAAGGAAGCGATACTTCCGGATCCTGCGCTGTTCCGGGAGCACAATACATACAACCGAATCCGCAGAGAGAAGTTACACTTACTCTAAGCACTTCAAATTTTCGACCGTATGCATCCACGATAAGCCCCAGATTATCACAATCCGTTTGCAAAGAAAGCGAATTTATTCCTTCCTTCTTTTCTAAGAAAGCTTGAAAGAGCTTTCGCAAAATTTCTTGTATTCGGATCTAAAATCGATCCAATGATATTTCTATGACTCCGGAAGAAAGAAAGTATTTTGCAAGACAAATCAAGCTTCCTTTTTTAGGAGAAGCCGGGCAAGAAAGTCTCCGGCAAAAATCCGCTTTAGTGATCGGCTTAGGGGGACTAGGCTCTCCTGCAAGTCTACACCTAGCCACGGCAGGTGTAGGAAGAATCGGTCTCTGGGATTTTGATACTGTAGAACTCAGCAACCTTCACAGACAGACTGCATTCACTCTTTCTGATATAGGTAGAAAAAAAACGGAGGTTACTTCCGAATTCTTAGCGGCAAGAGTTCCCGGATTGCAAACCGAGATCATAAATGAAATCTTTGGAGATACAGTAGACGAGGATAGATTCAAGGAATGGGATATCATACTCGATTGCACAGACCAAGTTCCCGCAAAATACGCGATCAATCGTCTCTCATATAAAAACAAAAAGCCTTTCGTAACTGGGTCTGTGTTTAGAACAAGCGCTCAGATTTCTATTTTCTCTCCGGAAGGCAAACCCTGCTATAAATGTATGTATCCAGACCTAGAAGATTCGGAACTAGTTTCTTGTGCAGAAGGAGGAGTTTTAGGAGTGCAAACTGCCATCGCGGGAATGTACCAGGCTTCTCTCGCTATCCAGTATCTCTTGTTTCCGGAAAAATCTCCTACAAGGTCTTCCTTTCAATTAGAATGGGAATCTCCTCTTTTATACGAAGTAGAGATCCAAGCGGATCGCCATTGCACTGTCTGCGGAGAAGGAAATAGAAAATCGAATATTCAAAAAGAAGAAATTATTTTTTCAGAATGGATCAAGTTGAGAAAGGATCCAAATTCGATTCTTTTAGATGTCCGTGAATCCGAAGAGGTCTCAGAATTTCCAATTGCGGAAACGGTCCACTTCCCCTTATCCAAAATCCAGTTTGCCGACTTCTCTCAATTTTCAAGAGACAAACTCTATATTACAATTTGCGAATCCGGAATGCGCTCCAAGAAAGTAACAAGGACATTGCAAGAAAAAGGATTTTCTTCTTATTCTCTCCAAGGAGGGAGAAAGATCATGGGTCAGGATGAGAGATAGGACTAAACCAAATGTCCTAAAGGTAACCCATTCCACAAATTTCGGTCGATCTTTCTCTAAAAAATCGCTTTAATACTCTTACTCGAACCGAAAAAAGCTTGCTCTTTTTAAAATATAACCTATTGGTTATATAATAATTTACTCATCCTGAGGCTCCCATGTCTAAAATAACCCCATTTTTAGCCTATAACAACGATCTGAAAGAAGTAGTGGATTTCTATTCTTCTATTTTCAAGAACATGAAAGTAAGCGAGGTTACGCATATTGGAGAGAATTCCGGAATCTTCTCCGCAACCTTTGAGATCGAAGGCCAGGAATTCTATGCCATTAACGGAGGCCCACATTTCAAGTTTTCGGAAGCTTTCTCTATTTTCGTCCATTGCAATACGCAAGAAGAAGTGGACGAATACTGGGAAAAGCTTTCCGCAGGTGGGGAAAAATCCCAATGCGGTTGGCTAAAAGATAAATTCGGTGTCTCTTGGCAGGTCATCCCCAATATCCTGGGAGAATTGCTTAGAGATAAGGACAAAGGTAAGTCCCAAAAAGTAATGCAAGCGATGATGCAGATGAGTAAGATCGACATCGCCGCTCTGAAGAAAGCGTACGAATCTTAAGCTGTCTTCTTTCTTACGGAGACTGGGATCCCGCTAAAGGCTGCATTGCCTGATAATTCATCCAGGGCCTGGTCATCCGTAAGATCGTTGATACTCGATCCGGCAAATTGAGCAGCAACGTTCAATGAGGTACCTTCCTTTCCGTGGCCGAATCCATGAGGAATGCTCACCACTCCCTTCATTATTTCATCCGTTACTTCTGCAGGAAGTTGGATCTTACCTACTCTGGATTCTATGACGACTAACTCTTCTTCTTTTATGCCCAATGCGTTCGCATCTTCCGGGTGGATCATGATAGTGCATCGATCCTTTCCTGTCATGAGCTTAGGTAGATTATGCATCCATGAATTATTATTTCTTAAATGTCGTCTCCCTATCAGGAGGAATTTTTCCTGAAGCATTTGGTCGGCAATCAGCTTCTCTTTGTAATTCTGCAAGCGACTCAAATCTCCAACCACTTCCTTAGGAACTAAATGGATCATCTTATCCTCTGTCCAAAGACGATTCGGGAAGCAAGGCTTCAACGCTCCTAGATCCACTCCGTGAGGACTGTTCTTCAATAATTCCAAGCTCATTCCGATTGGAGATCCCGATTTCTCTCCATACGGTCCAGACTTCAACGCATGATCGATAATGGCGGAAGGGCTCAGCTTAGTACGGATCAATTCCTTCGGCAATGGCTTTCCGGATTTCAATAACTCGATCCGTTTCGTAAGGTCGGAGAAGATTTCCCAATCATGCAACATTCCTTCCTGAGGTTCGAATGCAGGTTGATTGTATCTAGCAGTATTACGAACAGCGAATATATTGAATACTAAATCATAATGATCATGTTCTAACGCAGAACTAGGAGGCAGAATATAGTGAGCATGCTTAGTCGTTTCATTCAGATAGAAATCAACGCTCACCATGAATTCCAAACCGGAAAGCGCCTTTTCCAGCTGAGCCCCGTTCGGAGTCGATAAAACAGGATTTCCTGCAGAACTTACAAATGCTTTTACCTGACCTTCTCCTGGAGTTAGGATCTCTTCGGCTAAGGCGGCGACGGGCAATTCTTCATTGAATTCAGGAAGATCTCTTACCCTAGAGCCGTACTCATGAAAACTTCCTGGAGAACTTTTCATGACTCCTTTCGGATCGATCATATCCACTGCAGGAAGAGTGAACATGGCACCTCCTTCCGAGTCGATATTTCCGGTGATAACATTGATGGAATTGATCAGCCATTGGCAAATAGCTCCAAAGGCTTGGGTAGATACACCTACTCTTCCGTAACAAACAGCACCGTTAGCTTTCGAAAATTCTAATGCGATCCTCTCGACTGTTTCCGCAGGGATCCCAGTCAGTTTCTCGGTCTCTTGTGCAGGATATCTGGCGGCTAACGACTCCAATTCCTTTAGATCCTTTTCATGTGCAAAAGAAGAAGGTTTAGTTAACCTTTTCTTAAATAAGATATCTATAATAGAAAATAGAAAGAAAGCATCTGTTCCTGGACGAATAAAATGATGCTCATCCGCGTGAACTGCGGTTTCCGTTTTTCTGGGATCGATGACTACGTATTTTCCGCCTCTTTCTTGGATCTCCTTGAGTCTCTTCTTTACATCTGGAACAGTCATCAAGCTTCCATTAGATGCAAAAGGATTACCTCCCAAGATCAGAAAGAAATTCGTTCTATCTATGTCCGGGATCGGAACCATGAGCTGGTGTCCGAACATCCAAAAGGATAATAATTGATGAGGCAGCTGATCTACAGAAGTAGCAGAATAATTATTCTTCGTTCTTAAACGTCCGATAAATCTCTGTCCGAAAAGCATGGACCCGTAATTATGAACACTTGGATTTCCGCTATAAACTGCAACCGAATCGTTCCCATATTTTTCTTGGATCTGCACAAGTCGCGACGCGATGTCGCTGAGAGCGTCAACCCAGTCCACAGTCTCCCAACCGTTTGCAGTTCTTTTTAAAGGAAACTTTAATCGATCCGGATCCTCATACAGATTTTTAAGCTCCGGTCCCTTGGCACAAAGATGTCCCCGGCTAAATTTATCGTCCTTATCCCCTCGGATTGCTGTGATTGTATCCCCTTCGATCTCCATTCGGAGACCGCACATTGCCTCACATAGAGTACAGGATCTATAATGTTGCCGAACCATGATTGCCTTCCCTTTGCGGAGTTGTTATCCTCGATTTGGGATCACAAAGCAAGCATTTCCGAGGAAACTCTGAATATCTAATTTGAGATCCGAACTAATTCAGGAGCCATTCGAGCATTCTTACAAGAATGGAATGCAAGATACATTTTCTAGATTTGCGTGAGAAAGTAATATATCATAGAGCTTTTTGGAAATAATCGGCAACCGATAAGAAACCCCATAAATCCGATCTTCGAACAATTCGGAAGTCTCGAAATAATGCATGCCAATCTCTTTAGAATATCCTGAAAACGGAATATGCGGATGCTGCATATAGACCTTATTTTTTCCGATAGCCTGAAACTCGAAACCGCTCTGTAAGGATTTCGGAGAAATTCCCTGAGGAAGAAGTTGAACCGCATGCTCGATTTTTTTCTGTCTCTTTCTATCCAGAATCGGACGGGAACCAATGCCTAAAGGCTTTATATGTTTTTCATATAGATCTCGATTTACTAGAATATGCTCTGCGGTATTTCCTTGGCTTAAGCCAAAAATTCCCTTTAATTTTTTAGAAACCTTATTCACCGAAAGTTCTGCAACTTGCACTAATTGAAAAGAATTCTCTTCGCTTCTTAATTCCTGATCGTAAAAGATTTTATCGTAGTCTTTTCTTTCTTCCGGTAAGTTCCTGAACCCGAAAAGTTTTCTATTATAATGTAATAGCTGATCCCACCAATAGAAATAATTCGGACGTGGTTCAGGCCAATTCAATCCAAAGGAAGGATAAAGACAAATGCGGAAAAAGTCAGCACCCTCCATTTCGTTTTTTGAATATTCGACTATCGGTTTTGGTTTATCGGGCTTGCCTTGATCGAGCAAATATGCAAGTTTCGTTTTGTAATCAGGATCATCATCGAAAAGATCGACTATAAAACCCCAATCGGAAGGCTTAATGATCGGAGATACGTTATAACCGAGGCGAATAAACTCGGAAGTCTTCTCATTTCTTTCGCTCTCTTGAAGATCGTAGAAATGAATTAAGAATTTATATCCTTTTTTCATGCAAGGGTCTATTTCAAAAGTTTCGTCAGGTAAGGTAGTACATCCTTAGCTAAGATCTTATGACCCTCTGCAGTAGGATGGATCCCATCGTTCTGGTTGAGGCTTCTCGTTCCGGCAACCCCTTGTAGTAGAAACGGCATGAGGGTCACCTTCTCCTCTTTGGCAATTTTAGGAAAGACTGCGGCAAATTCTTTTGCGTATTGCGGGCCCATATTCGGAAGGGTCCTCATACCAATTAATAAAATCTTAATAGAAGGGAATTTTTCCCTAGTCTTTCGTATGATCTCTCGCAAGTTCGATTCGGTTGTCTTAGGAGAAACTCCTCGCAAGGAATCGTTTGCACCCAGCTCTAAGACAAACACGTCGAATTTAGAATTCAATACCCAATCCAATCGAGCGAGTCCGCCAGAAGTAGTGTCTCCGCTCACTCCAGCGTTTACATATTCTAGATCCGGATATTTCTTTTGTAATTCTACAGAGGCTAAGTGAACGAAGGATTCCTCTGGACCATTCAAGCCATAACCCGCAGTCAAACTATCTCCGAAAAACAAGATCCTTTTGCCGGAAGTTTTTTGTTCCATCTTAGGAGTGGCTCCCTTTTCCTTCTCGGATGACTCTTGTTTGCATTCGGAAAGGAAGAATAAGAATAATAAAACGCAAATAGAATGGAATATTAACGAACGACTCATTGTTTCTCCTATCCATCGGACCTTCTTACTTGAGGATCGGTCCCGAAAATTCAAGAGTAAGTTCTGCTTTACGAAACTGCATACGACTAGGATCTAGTATGTATGCTCAAGCGTATCTTACTAACCGGCCTCATTGCCGTACTCGTTTTCTTTCTCTTCCATTGGATCAGCCAGTATAGAAGCGAACTACAAGCCCAGGAAATCCAAGATGGAATGTTGCGTCAAGCCGAGGAGATTACTGAAAAGCTAAGTCCGGAGGAATTAGTAGGACAAGTCATCCATGTTGCAATTCCCGCAACTACATTGGACCCAATCGCCAAAAAGGAAATTGAAACGATTAAGCCCGGAGGAGTCATTCTATTCGGAAGAAATCTAGGCTCTCAATCCGAGATCAAAAGCTTAAACTCAGGATTACAAGCAAGCGCATTGGAGAATACTGGGCTTCCCCTTCTTATCTCCGTAGACCAAGAAGGCGGAAGAGTGATCCGAGTGAAGGACGGGGTCACACAATTTCCGGGAGCCATGGCTTTAGGCCAGACCAAGGATGCGGACTTGGCAAAGAAAGTCGGCTTTGTTACTTCGTATCAACTCAGAAAACTAGGTCTCAATTTTTTATTCGCGCCTGATCTAGATATCAATAATAATCCTTTTAATCCGGTAATCAATACCAGATCTCTCGGAAGCAATTTAGAGACAGTCTTGAAAGCTGGGATCGCATTCGAAGAAGGAGCAAGATCCGGCGGATCCATCCCGGTCATCAAACATTTTCCGGGACATGGGGATACGAACGTCGACAGTCATTTAGGACTTCCTAAAATAGAAAAGACTTTAGAAGAATTGAGAGCTTTCGAATTGATTCCTTTTAAGACGGCGATCCAAAACGGTGCCGATGCTGTGATGAGCGCGCATATCGTATATCCTAAGATAGATCCGAATTTTCCTGCCACTCTCTCTTCTAAGATCTTACAGGATATTCTTAGAAAGGAATTTGAATACAAAGGACTTATCATCACCGACGCTATGGAGATGGATGCGATCGACGAGCATTACCAAAAAGAAGATCCAGGTGTTTTAGCACTTCTTGCAGGAGCAGATATCATTCTCATGACCAGCTGGGGAAAAACAACCGAAGCAATGAGAAACCAAATATTAAAGGCTTATAATAAAGGTACTTTAACTAGAGAAGGCAAAGACTTACTAAAAGAAGCAGTCAAACGTCAGATTCTACACAAGTTAAAGTACGGAATCGTTTGGGAATTTTATAAACAAGAAAAACAAGGAAGGGCAGCTACAGCTTTCCCGAAAGATTTTTCCGAAAACCTACAGAAGCATTTCTTAGAACAGGAAAAGAAGAGAGACCTTTCTTTTTCTGAATATAACTCTGAATTTTTGAACCGAGATGTAAGCAGAAAATCCATCGTATCTTTCGCCAAAGGATTTTCTCCGGAGAAGGTTCCTTCTTCTGATACGTTATTCTCCTTAAAAGGAGAGGATTTTTCTTCTGATCTGAAGTCTCGTTCTTTAACAAATCTGGATCTCGCCGGTTTAAAAAAGAAATTAGAGAAGAAGGAAGGAAAAAGAGTGGTCTTGACTTCTTTCACCCAACTAGAATTGGATTTAGCTTCTTCTTTAGCCAAGAAATATTCGAACCTGGAATTTGTAGTGCTTCACTATGGAACTCCTTTCTTGGAATTGCCCGAGATCCAAAATTTAAAAATACTATTTTCCTTCTCTCCTACTCCTGAATCAAAGAAAGCGCTATTGTATTCCGTTTTGGAACGGAAGGATGATATTCCTGTAGTAGATCTGATCTTGAAGCCTAGTATAAAATCTCCTGTTTCGGAAACAGAACAAGAAACTGCAAAGGCGAATCCTTAATTGAAAGATAGATCTCCGGTCATTCAAAAAGTAAATAGGCCGGGGATCTATGTCCATTATCCATTCTGTGTTCACAAATGTAGTTATTGTGATTTCTTCTCGGAAGGAATAGGCTTAGAACCTTCTCCTTTAGAAGGAGATCTATTTTCCAAATACAAGGAAGAATTTCTGACTCGGATCCAGGAATTTCCGAATCGTGAAAATCTGATCTTTGATACCATATTTTTCGGAGGAGGAACTCCCTCCAAAGCCTCGCCAGAAAGATATGCTGATTTTATAAAATTCGTAAAAGAGAATATTCAACTTTCGGAAAGTTCAGAGATTACTCTAGAATGCAATCCGGAAGACATCAGCCCGGATTATCTGAGAGGACTCTATGAAGCTGGGATCAATCGAATCCACGTCGGGATCCAGTCATTCTTGCCCAAGAACCTGAAGTTTTTAGATAGATACTATGATCCGGAGACTTATCCTAAGATCTTAGATACTCTGGCCTCTTCTCCCATCCAAAATTTCGGTGCGGACCTCATGTTCGGAGTTCCAAATCAAACCGAAGAAGAGTTTTATTCGGATGCAGATTCGGTTCTGAAAGCAAATGTCTCTCATATCAGCATTTATGCACTCACTGTCGAAAAAGGCACCGAGTATAGTAGAAGAGTTTCTGCCGGCATTGCGCCTCCTCCTACCGAAGAAGTACAAGAGAATATTTTAAAGCATCTTCCTATTTTTTTAGAAGAGATGGGTTTTTCGCAATACGAGGTCTCCAATTATTCGAAGCCAGGTCTCTATTCTCGCCATAATATGAAGTATTGGACTTACGAACATTATTTGGGAATTGGTCCAGGCGCTCACGGATTCTTGCCGAGCGGTAGATATTCTAATCCACGCAACACGAATGCGTATTTAAAGAAAATGCAATATGATTCCTACGAGACACCTGAGGTTTTCGAAGAGCTTTTAATTTCCTTATTCAGAATCTTCTTGCCGATCGATCTGAGCGGCTTCTTAGATCTGATCCCGAACTATCGAGAAGATCTATTAGAAAAACTTAAAATTAAATCTTCCGAAGGAAAATGCGAACTCGAAGGAAATATTTTCCAATGGAAAAAAGACGCAGTGCTTTTTTTGGATTCTGAGATCTTGGACTTAGCTCAAACGGAATAGAAAATCTAAATTCTAGATTTGCAAACAGTTCCCACATAAAAATGAGGATTTTTTTTCGATTGCAAAGATCAGGATTTTATGATAGAGGAAACGCAGGTTTCTCCCACTGGGGACCCACCTCCACCACCCGATGAGGGTGGGGGCCGCCCGAATCTGCGTTCTCGCCTATCCTTCTACTTGAAATCTCTCGATCAATTTCCCTAATTGTTCCGCCTGCGATTTCACTTCTTCCGAGAACGAAGTCAAATCATCG is a window of Leptospira semungkisensis DNA encoding:
- a CDS encoding radical SAM protein — protein: MLRVSVTSLCGFGCMYCAPGTAQDPEVSLPSSFLSPRLFEKNLGLLSKKLEIKEIHLTGGEPTLHKELPELVRISKKEGIENVAVTSNGFFREGLIEDLKGAGLTRMNFSLDAMEQNSFSKISGKNLPLPRLLHRIEEASSLGLEVKVNCTVLRNYNADQILPLLHWAGERKIPIRYLELMKMGPLHEKHSELFYSAEEIRNNLGSEFDFISVDTPLESTARYYETTEHYSFGIIANHTEPFCEGCNRLRMDSRGRIYGCLSDFRSFPVSEEGSELDASLEAAMQTKKNVFTGSELSMKYIGG
- a CDS encoding arylesterase — encoded protein: MSRSLIFHSICVLLFLFFLSECKQESSEKEKGATPKMEQKTSGKRILFFGDSLTAGYGLNGPEESFVHLASVELQKKYPDLEYVNAGVSGDTTSGGLARLDWVLNSKFDVFVLELGANDSLRGVSPKTTESNLREIIRKTREKFPSIKILLIGMRTLPNMGPQYAKEFAAVFPKIAKEEKVTLMPFLLQGVAGTRSLNQNDGIHPTAEGHKILAKDVLPYLTKLLK
- a CDS encoding HesA/MoeB/ThiF family protein, with amino-acid sequence MTPEERKYFARQIKLPFLGEAGQESLRQKSALVIGLGGLGSPASLHLATAGVGRIGLWDFDTVELSNLHRQTAFTLSDIGRKKTEVTSEFLAARVPGLQTEIINEIFGDTVDEDRFKEWDIILDCTDQVPAKYAINRLSYKNKKPFVTGSVFRTSAQISIFSPEGKPCYKCMYPDLEDSELVSCAEGGVLGVQTAIAGMYQASLAIQYLLFPEKSPTRSSFQLEWESPLLYEVEIQADRHCTVCGEGNRKSNIQKEEIIFSEWIKLRKDPNSILLDVRESEEVSEFPIAETVHFPLSKIQFADFSQFSRDKLYITICESGMRSKKVTRTLQEKGFSSYSLQGGRKIMGQDER
- the hemW gene encoding radical SAM family heme chaperone HemW, with the translated sequence MKDRSPVIQKVNRPGIYVHYPFCVHKCSYCDFFSEGIGLEPSPLEGDLFSKYKEEFLTRIQEFPNRENLIFDTIFFGGGTPSKASPERYADFIKFVKENIQLSESSEITLECNPEDISPDYLRGLYEAGINRIHVGIQSFLPKNLKFLDRYYDPETYPKILDTLASSPIQNFGADLMFGVPNQTEEEFYSDADSVLKANVSHISIYALTVEKGTEYSRRVSAGIAPPPTEEVQENILKHLPIFLEEMGFSQYEVSNYSKPGLYSRHNMKYWTYEHYLGIGPGAHGFLPSGRYSNPRNTNAYLKKMQYDSYETPEVFEELLISLFRIFLPIDLSGFLDLIPNYREDLLEKLKIKSSEGKCELEGNIFQWKKDAVLFLDSEILDLAQTE
- a CDS encoding VOC family protein, producing MSKITPFLAYNNDLKEVVDFYSSIFKNMKVSEVTHIGENSGIFSATFEIEGQEFYAINGGPHFKFSEAFSIFVHCNTQEEVDEYWEKLSAGGEKSQCGWLKDKFGVSWQVIPNILGELLRDKDKGKSQKVMQAMMQMSKIDIAALKKAYES
- a CDS encoding molybdopterin oxidoreductase family protein — encoded protein: MVRQHYRSCTLCEAMCGLRMEIEGDTITAIRGDKDDKFSRGHLCAKGPELKNLYEDPDRLKFPLKRTANGWETVDWVDALSDIASRLVQIQEKYGNDSVAVYSGNPSVHNYGSMLFGQRFIGRLRTKNNYSATSVDQLPHQLLSFWMFGHQLMVPIPDIDRTNFFLILGGNPFASNGSLMTVPDVKKRLKEIQERGGKYVVIDPRKTETAVHADEHHFIRPGTDAFFLFSIIDILFKKRLTKPSSFAHEKDLKELESLAARYPAQETEKLTGIPAETVERIALEFSKANGAVCYGRVGVSTQAFGAICQWLINSINVITGNIDSEGGAMFTLPAVDMIDPKGVMKSSPGSFHEYGSRVRDLPEFNEELPVAALAEEILTPGEGQVKAFVSSAGNPVLSTPNGAQLEKALSGLEFMVSVDFYLNETTKHAHYILPPSSALEHDHYDLVFNIFAVRNTARYNQPAFEPQEGMLHDWEIFSDLTKRIELLKSGKPLPKELIRTKLSPSAIIDHALKSGPYGEKSGSPIGMSLELLKNSPHGVDLGALKPCFPNRLWTEDKMIHLVPKEVVGDLSRLQNYKEKLIADQMLQEKFLLIGRRHLRNNNSWMHNLPKLMTGKDRCTIMIHPEDANALGIKEEELVVIESRVGKIQLPAEVTDEIMKGVVSIPHGFGHGKEGTSLNVAAQFAGSSINDLTDDQALDELSGNAAFSGIPVSVRKKTA
- a CDS encoding MoaD/ThiS family protein, translated to MFVQVLFFAAMKDHFSSQERLELTEESNVRGLRDFLLERKPEASSLLQVSRFAVNQVVVGDEFILQEGAIVAVLPPSSGG
- a CDS encoding glycoside hydrolase family 3 protein, which encodes MLKRILLTGLIAVLVFFLFHWISQYRSELQAQEIQDGMLRQAEEITEKLSPEELVGQVIHVAIPATTLDPIAKKEIETIKPGGVILFGRNLGSQSEIKSLNSGLQASALENTGLPLLISVDQEGGRVIRVKDGVTQFPGAMALGQTKDADLAKKVGFVTSYQLRKLGLNFLFAPDLDINNNPFNPVINTRSLGSNLETVLKAGIAFEEGARSGGSIPVIKHFPGHGDTNVDSHLGLPKIEKTLEELRAFELIPFKTAIQNGADAVMSAHIVYPKIDPNFPATLSSKILQDILRKEFEYKGLIITDAMEMDAIDEHYQKEDPGVLALLAGADIILMTSWGKTTEAMRNQILKAYNKGTLTREGKDLLKEAVKRQILHKLKYGIVWEFYKQEKQGRAATAFPKDFSENLQKHFLEQEKKRDLSFSEYNSEFLNRDVSRKSIVSFAKGFSPEKVPSSDTLFSLKGEDFSSDLKSRSLTNLDLAGLKKKLEKKEGKRVVLTSFTQLELDLASSLAKKYSNLEFVVLHYGTPFLELPEIQNLKILFSFSPTPESKKALLYSVLERKDDIPVVDLILKPSIKSPVSETEQETAKANP